Genomic DNA from Gossypium hirsutum isolate 1008001.06 chromosome A01, Gossypium_hirsutum_v2.1, whole genome shotgun sequence:
GTAAAAAATGGGCCTTTTCGCATTCTCCGGCCACCGTGGACTGCAGCGCCGTCTCCGGCGACCGACGGCCGCTACGGTGGTCTGGTGACCGAACCTTGGCCGGATGTTTAGAGGCTGAGAGAGTTGAGAGCCTtctctttattttgaaaaatgaatgtaGGATGATAGGGTggtgttttaactttttttttgtttttttttaaaaaagggtttttttatactataaaagagaaataaaatatggttttaattaataataaaacaaagtggCATGGGGGAGtgagattaattaataataaaataaagtagcATAGGGGAGTGGGATCAGTTTTTTTGCTTGGGACCATGCGCATGTTACATTTAATTGGGTAATTTGTGCAATTGGTCCCTTCCTTTGTGCTAGCTTTTAATCGGgtcatatttaagtttttttatattattttaaattggccaTGCAGTCTGTGTGCTATTGCAATTTGCCCCCTTTGCGCGGTATTTTAAGATTTGGGGCATTTTCAATTTTAGACCTCAGACATTTATACGCAATTAATTTTAGCCCAAAATTCTGTTTCAATAATTTGTTTTACTTGTAAGTTATCTCTTGGATTTTGTTACTTCTCTCAATTAAGTTTCAATTATTCTCTTTAGAGTAAACATATTTctacatattattttgatttcatacttttgtgattattattttttttcttttcttttttcacgtGCATATCTGTTTATATGAAAtacctttatattattattactattatatgtatatatttatataatattactaatagtttattttttacattattatgtatataccatgtaacaccccttacccgaggccgtctccggaatcgagtacgagatgtcatccaatttaactgatcaaacaagtaaTCTATTCGgggtaatggatacttattcttcactgtcactttgttaagttgacgataatcaatacacaatctcaatgtcccatcctttttcttcacaaatagcacgggagcaccccacggagagTAACTTGGTctaacaaatcctttatctgtcagctcttgtaattgcacttttaattcttttaattcagttggtgccattctgtagggagcaatcgatattggagcagtacctggcattacttcaataccaaacaatcacggattatcttcactttgtcttcggtttcttttaccaaatcgactccatgtaactgattttcattaagttcagtccaatataatggagtccgacactttcgtccatacaacgcttcataaggtgccatttttatgcttgactgataactattattataagcaaattccaccaaaggtaaatatctttcccaattaccttcaaattccaaaacacaacatctcaacatgtcttcgagtatttgaattactctttcagactgtccatcggtttggggatggaatgctgtactaaaattcaatttagtacccaatgcctcttgtaatttcttccaaaaccttgaagtaaatcgtggatctctatcagatataataaacataggtacaccatgtaatcggactatctcagcaatatacaattcagctaacttatcaagtgaaaaactcattcgcacaggaatgaaatgagccgacttagtcaatcgatcaactataacccaaattgagtctttctttttcggtgacaatggcaatccagaaacaaaatccatagtaattctatcccatttccactcgggcaccataataggttgaagtaatcctgaaggtacttggtgttcagcttttacttgttggcacactaaacactttgtcacatactcggagatatcccgtttcatacccgaccaccaataaaatttcttcaaatcattgtacatttttacactaccggggtgaactgccaaatgactatcatgtgcttcttgcaaaattttctgaattaaatcaacatttttcggaacacatattctatcacgaaacattaaacatccatctgaatcaatctgaaaatcagaattattgtccactgcacactttaccatctttcacaatttagccctttttcaacatttttcattgaaattcatctagtaaaacttgtaattaacacttcaaacattcattatctaacatcactaatcaatttacaattatatcatgaatgggtcaatttttaaactttaatttcatttaaattaaatggtagaaacatgaaacacattatgaattctttccaattccggtggtaaagacaatcgataagccactggaccaattctttctatcacttcatacggaccaataaatcttggacttaatttgcctttacggccaaatctcaaaattttcttccatggagacactttcaaaaatactttatctcccacttgaaactcaatctcttttcttttcaagtccgcatacgacttctgtcgatccgatgtagctttcaaacaatcatttCATACCTTATAAATCTTTACTCATATAGGCAACTCCCCTTTCTCTATCAAATAGTCAAATATCACTTTCATCACTGTCGGAACTAGATCAATTGGAGACATTTTTGTCTATTAGTAAAACATTTCTCATTTATCAAGGTTACTCTTTTAAGTGTATAAATGTATATTTTCATCCTTATCTATAAGGATTACTATTTTAAATCTCCATACAGAACTAAATAACATTTACTTATTCacaactttaaattattttattacaaatacaTACTTCTTTATTCACAGCTTTGTAACTTATTTTTCCTTTATAATCATTCATCATTGAATCAAAGATAATCTTTTATCTTGTAACATTTTTTTAGCAGAGGCCCAGTAGACGAAATAGAACACTTAGGAAATATGGGACTGATATAACATCtgatggcaccgtcccttctgcgggaataggtgcattactctctacttcatctgtactagctcgttcaggatccataactataaaagaaaacattttaaaatgtcaggagtcgtcacactatcaaaatatataagtatggcatgtataggtagactcttaTTCTTTCTGAGtatttccgagaaccgactaaacctgctctgataccaataaaatgctcataacgggcctcaatttcacaaaatcttgTACTCCAAAAGAAAGTCTCAAATGTGCTATCTCATTGCTGAGGGATtcggcttataattggtggaaaactttagtgtcagtggtgcctaaagagaaagttacatgggacttctttcaagaagaattccgGAAAAAGTATGTGAGTCAgcgtttcattgatcaaaaaagaaaagagtttcttgaattgaaacaagggcgcatgacggtagccgaatatgagcgagaatttgtcaaattaagcaagtatgcccaagagtgtgtatctaatgaagctacattgtgtaaaaggtttgaagatggattaaacgaggatatccgattgctagtgggaattcttgaaattaaagagttagtggtactagttgaaagagctatcaaggctgaagaattgagcaaagagaaaagaaaggtggaaagtgaagcaagagatgaaagaaaaagatcaatgggcaagccatttcagtctcaagcgaagaagtttaaagaaatgaatactcgATCGAATGTTTCTAGTGTGAATTTTCAAAGAGATCGAGGAAGACAATATTCAGGTTCTAAAGCTCAGGCAACTTCTATGGCAAGTACAGGTAGTGTTAAACCTACTAGACCggaatgtcaacattgtggaaaacgacatttgggggaatgttatttaatcagccgagcttgttttaaatgtggatctcaagatcattttgtgaaagattgtccggaaagagaagagatagaaaagtttCAAAATGTGAGATCGAGCAGTGTGACTACTAGAGGAAGACCACAGAGAAATGTGGGGATTGGAACTAGTGGTAGAGGCGTAACAAAAGACACGACTGTAAGATCTGAAGTGGGAGCTCCAgcaagagcttatgccatccgagctagagaggaagcatcttctcctgatgtgatcactggtatattttctctttacgacactaatgttcttgcattgattgatcctggttctatcactcgtatgtatgcatgaatttatttgatgatgatccaagcatgaaatgatagagaattaaaatttaaaagtcccgttgatacataagaatggtactggatacgaatgtcatgacatttgggtaaagagatcccatgtaagaccatgtctgggacatggcattggcatccttaagatcatgagaggtcccctgtaagaccatgcctgggacatggcatgggcaccgagacgagaggtcccatgtaagaccatgtctgggacatggcgttggcaccgagatgagaagtcccctataagaccatgtctgggacatggcatgggcaccatcacgagaacatcccatgtaagactatgtctgggacatggctttggcatgttattatcagaagagacccgagtatccttattatttcaatgtagctcaacgggcttgtaaacgaatcatgttcatgaaagttcagtttaaagcataaatggcaagctcaggtaagttgtaagacttaagaacttattatactatcaattgatgttcaacgatgcagcaaggattgagtaagttatgcacacaaatATTCTAAGtagaaagatggtaaagtgtgcagtggacaataattctgattttcagattgattcagatggatgtttaatgtttcgtgatagaatatgtgttccgaaaaatgttgatttaattcagaaaattttgcaagaagcacatgatagtcatttggcagttcaccccggtagtgtaaaaatgtacaatgatttgaagaaattttattggtggtcgggtatgaaacgggatatctccgagtatgtgacaaagtgtttagtgtgccaacaagtaaaagctgaacaccaagtaccttcaggattacttcaacctattatggtgcccgagtggaaatgggatagaattactatggattttgtttctggattgccattgtcaccgaaaaagaaagactcaatttgggttatagttgatcgattgactaagtcggctcatttcattcctgtgcgaatgagtttttcacttgataagttagctgaattgtatattgctgagatagtccgattacatggtgtacctatgtctattatatctgatagagatccacgatttacttcaaggttttggaagaaattacaagaggcattgggtactaaattgaattttagtacagcattccatccccaaaccgatggacagtctgaaagagtaattcaaatactcgaagacatgttgagatgttgtgttttggaatttgaaggtaattgggaaagatatttacctttggtggaatttgcttataataatagttatcagtcaagcataaaaatggcaccttatgaagcgttgtatggacgaaagtgtcggactccattatattggactgaacttaatgaaaatcagttacatggagtcgatttggtaaaagaaaccgaagacaaagtgaagataatccgtgattgtttggtattgaagtaatgccaggtactgctccaatatcgattgctccctacagaatggcaccaactgaattaaaagaattaaaagtgcaattacaagagctgacagataaaggatttgttagACCAAGTTACTCTCCGTGGGTTGCTCCCGTGCTATTTGTATAGAAAAAGGATGGgacattgagattgtgtattgattatcgtcaacttaacaaagtgacagtgaagaataagtatACATTACCccgaatagatgacttgtttgatcagttaaattggatgacatctcgtactcgattccggagacggcctcgggtaaggggtgttacataccatgtaaatattttaatattatattatgtatacattatatatatcttttaatattgtatttttattgttttgtatatgCCTTAATACTATatcgtttatatattttttatttcccatattatcttacgtttatatattttttaactatatcatgtatataatACTACcatatatctatttatgtagtactattaatagttgtttttaatattatgattatttctaacatgtatatattatgtatttaacttcaatattatatatcgtatatttctaatactattacgttattactactattatattattattatatttttacccattacTCTTTAAATACACTTATTTTACCTTTTACTCTTCACACactatatatattgtttacttatctatatgttcacatacatatatataatttcacacatcattccaaaattattacttgtattattactattaatattattattatcttcatTGTACTATCATTCTTTAGTCTTATataatgattgtttatttattactagTTCTTTTTAATCTCGAATATTTCCTAGCTTATTCGTTATTGTCTTTTTATccgttttattcatttatttgttacctcaaaataagatttttcgcaaataaaggcaatattaggtgtttggcaattcggggaatcgtgccctatcgtgctgggttacAATTTCCCATTTGTtcaaaacaattgaatattccttCGGTGTTCCACTCAtgtcttttaaaaaatttcattaaaatgaaAGAGATGTTCGATATTTAGCAATTCatggaattgtgccctaacgtgttaggttgcaatttctcgtttgcttaaaataatcgaatgtctctttagaatttcattcatgttttctAAGAAAAAACTTATAAAGGAAATGTTCGGTATTTAGCAGTTTAGGAAATAGTaccctatcgtgttgggttgcaatttcctatttgctcaaaataatcaaatatctcttcggaatttcactcgtatcttccaaggtgaggcaatggtcaatgtttgaaaattcgaggaatcgtgccctactgtgctgggtatcgatttttcgttggactaaatagttgggcatccttttgttattttcgaATTACAAATTTTCGaacgtcgaaacaagaagatttttggcaaTGGACTcaggttattcaaatgttatcaACAAGAACcacattttaaaaacatttttaattttagacaaaagaacagtatttaatcgatttggtaccaattttgggcgtaatgagggtgctaatccttcctcgtacgtaatcgactcccgagcctattttttcatattttcgtagaccaaaatcattgttttagtaaaccaaaatgttttattaaaacaacccaaatttttaggtgatccgatcacacctaaacaagaaaacattggtggcgactccattttcgcttTCCAAAAAGTCAATCCATCATTTTTAAatcgaagaaataaaaaaattgtttcgaCAATATGAGTGAACCAACATGTAAAGCATAACATAAAGTATAAATTTCAACGAATGATACAAAGTAATTGAcctgtttttatttatatgtatcaTCACATTAAATGGTGTTAGGTTTAGGTACATAGGTACCAAATCCAGAAAATTGCAAAATAAACTCTTACAAGCAACCTTATAAAAGCTTTAATTTAACGAAAATGACACCAAGTCACCAAGGCATTTTCGCTCCCTAGTCCTAGCAATCCAGTCAGCAGCTAAATTAGCCTCTCTATAACTGTCCTCGAAATGAATCTCCCTACAACTTGGTAACATTTGCAGGATTTCATTATTGCAAGGTGGTTATAACTAGTTAAGACAGTCGTACATTTTTTTAGCAACCTAATGAATCAATAAGAAAATACTGAGATAGAGACAGTGGGAAAAGTGTGAAGCCCCACAATCTGTTCTGGACTAGTCTAAGTGGTGCTCAAGTGAAAAATAAAACAAGGTTTAATGACAGGTTACTCAAAAAGATCAGCAGCAAAGATATTCCCAGGAATACTAGTAGCAGCATCAGATTCACTTCAATCCAATCTAAGTCAAACCATAAGGCCGAGTTGAAGATCTCAGACATACTGCTCTTACAAATAGATTCATGGAGGCAAGCAATCCAGTAAAAGATAAAGGTTAATTAGTACTCAAAAGATGAAGATCAGATACACTAGCAGGGAGGTATACGTATAACAGCATTGGATTTACTATAGTCCAGTCAAACCATTAGGTTAGGATATATCTGAAAATACATTCCATACATATTCATTGATTTATGAAGGCAAGCAAGCCTGGCTTGATGCTTGCTGAGCTGGACAAAAGCATAGCAATGAACAATATACCTTAATCAGGCAATGCAGTTCCACGTTcaagattattttttatttccagaGTGTATTTTCCAAATGCCCTTTCAATCTTCTTGTTGAAATGCTCATTACGATCATTGATTGAATCAATATCCTTCTCTTCATGAAACTTCCTTCTCCGGCTAAATGACTTGCGCTTTTCTTCACGGTCTTTAAGTTCCTTCACCATCTTCTCAATCTTATCTTCTGAAGTTTTAGGTGCCTGTTCACCATAAGGAACACATGGTGAATACTTACACAAATGGGCAGGATAATAAGAAAGAAACTAGCAACCCTTTCCCCCTACTTTTTCCGATCATACCTTCCCATATTGGAGGCTTGAAGCTTCACGATAGAACTCTGGATCTGCTTCTTTCATTCTGTTATATTCTTCTAGGTCAATATCAATGTTCTTTGTCCGCTTCTTGTATGCATTGTACAATGTCTTCTGATTGAAGACTGTTAAGTCCCTCCAAGAAAAAACACAGACTGAGCTCATTGACATGGTACAATTTTCTATCCTACAGAATGGATAAGAGCTCTTCTTTTTTcatccacacacacacacacaaaagatGAGAATGCATTGGACAAGTTTCACGGGCCTATAATATTTACGACTTAGAAATATGCATGCACAAGCAGCTGGTACAACATAAAAATTAGAACAAGGAGTATCATTAAAAACCAGGAAACATAACAATCATGTAACCAGGATAATTGAagagaaaagtaaaaataataagtaGTAGATAGAAGCATACCATCCCAACCAAATGGAGCAGGATCCTTTTCCCATTTCTTATATTTTGCCTCAGCTGCTTCTTGGGTATCTAGCATATACGCATTTTGCAAATCCAAACCATTAGCATCTAGTAATTTTCCTATCTTTTTCTTCCTTTCCTCCAGCCATTTTTGCTTAGAAATTCCTCTAGATTCTGGCAGAGCTTCCATTCTTTTCTTTTCAGCCACCATTGCTGTTTGATTGGCTTTTCTCGCTTCATTCTGGAACAGATAATCATTCTTAATAATCAGTACATATATAAAGATGACAAAACAGATCATCTTGTTTTTGAAAGATCAATCAAACTAACCATCTTTAGTCTCAACTCAAATAGTTTTTTCTGCCTTCCTGTAAGATTTGTAATGTCTCCTTCAATGTTCTCCTCAACAGGGCCGTCACTATCAGCATCAGGGCTTTCTTCTGGTTCCGGAATGCCAGGTTGCACATCTTGTTCTTGATAAGCAGCAGGCGTAACAGGCTGGCCATGCTCAGGTTGCGGAGTTTCTATAACAACATAAATTGCAATTAAGCCGATAAAGATAAACTGTCTAATGAGTTCTCAAGGAAAAGGCAGGGTAAACAAAAACATTAATTTAAGAATTACAAGTATAACAGTTAAACCTGTCACTGAATTATCCTTTCTAGCTTTGGCCTCAGCAATCTTCCGGAAGCAATATTCAACGCATTCATGATACGGATTTGAGGCATTTATACAATCCGGGTGCACTCTTCGCTcttcttccattttttttctgCTAGGTTTTATCTGAAAAATTAACTTAGGAAATTAAGCAAATCCAGGACTCTTTTTtaatagattataaaataaataaaacaaaatcctaAACTATCACCAATATTCATTTTTCCAGCAAGAATATACACAGAACTTCCATTGATGTGTATCTTTCAACCGTTGGTTACGAAATTAAGGAGCAATTGAAATAGATAAACAAAATTATTGTTCAAAAGAATCAAACTTGATCGTTAATtctattataaaattaaactaaatcgAATAACATGGAGCCGAATTTTCGTCCAACGTGATTTCTCAGAAACCGTAAAAGACTTAAGTAAAAcctcaaaaaccctaaaatatgTGGAGCAGggaaaatttgaaaacataaaGAAAGGTTTAAACAAGCGTGTAACGAACCTGATTGATGAAATTCCTAAGATCGCTTCTATATTTTTTTCCCCTTTGGCTAGGGTTTTATCtggataatttttatttatttaatgggCAAACTACATAGATATCGCCCAGCTAtagaaatattttcattttaaacacttaaaataaaaaatttgtaatttaagcaTCTAAATTACATAGTTTGGTCACTATCAGTTAAAACACAAATGTTGACGTGGTAgttaaaaatattgatataataataaatttagtcatcatcttttacatattatattattttaaaaaaataatcttcaaaatttataaattatcttaatttgatcctaaaattaaaaaaaatattcttaattctaaaaaatttaaagaaatataaaaatataaaaaaatattttataaaaaaatataatttattattatgcttaatTTTTAATTGCCACATCagcatttatatttttaacaaaaaattatcaaaataactaTACTATATAATGAAAGTGCTTAAattatatactttttattttgaatgccaaaaatgaaaatattttatgtgTTTTAACCTGAACAAAGTAGAAACTCAACTCAACTTCCCAAGCCTCATAGttatctttattatttaaaacttgggtaaattgtaaaaataattaccTAATTATaagagtatttttatttttatcactcaattaaaaaaatttaatttaattattaaagtttttgaaatttgttttttCCACATCACTATTAATTTCATAatgaaagtatgaaaattttttttattggtataataataaatttagttatctaatatttacatttttattatttttggtcttaattttaaaattttaataaatttaattttcaatattttcaaatcttatcaatttggtcctaattttaaatgattaaaaaaataaaaaataaaataaaaaatagttttctcgataaaaaaaattatatgtagcACCTAGTAGTAGacttattaaaaaaagaatttaagtttatttttattattttaatcaattaagtatttcaaaataattttttattgttttaagctGAGAGTTATTATAGGGCACATGGGCAATTGGGCTTTCTCAAACATTAGATGAACTCtccagtttcgtaatttttttttattatagtggGTATTTTTAGTGGACTCTCGAGTCTCATTATTTTTACTCTTTATTTTTTCATGTAAAAAatgtcttattttattttctatgctTTTGGCGTTGTAGTTGATTTGTGTTGAATGTTGATACATATCGTGTTAATGAGTTTGCCATAATAACCAAATCATATTTAACGATTCTTCCACAATGTTGGATGGGTTCAGTTTCATCCCATCAAAGAGAAGGTTTAGACCATAAAAGATTGAATATTTTAGAAGGAAACGGTGTCCGTCGGCCGGGTGGCGATACAAGGGGGCAGTCTGTCTCAAATTCTTGATGTGGACAATGTGAACCACTTGTTGGTAGTTTAACTGAGTGAGAGAACACAACAGAGGCattgaatataattattacaATCATTAGCAGCTCCACAATCTCCATTCCAGTTCCCAAAGCAACATTTGGGATGACCTTCTTCAAGCTCAGCATGATAAAAAAGGGACTTTGAACCTTGTATGATTGTATCCCTTTGTAAACATAACATGTATGCTTATTCATCAGgacatttctttaaattaataTGCCTGCCTGCTGTTAGAATTTCAGTAAGACACTGGTTTAAAAGTTACTAAATCGGTGAAAGCAAGTGCATAAAATTCCCAACAATTCAGGGTCAGACCCTGGCACATAAAATGGTTAAAAGAACACAAAAATGGGTCCCTAAACAGCAATTACTACAAATCAACAAAACAAACGGAGAAGAAATTGAAATGCAAAAATGCAGAGACCCAAACTCCATGTATCAAAGGCATTGCCAGAGTTGGCTGATGGAGTTGGGTCCAAATTAGTACTGCTAGTATTCCCTGCTTTAACATCAACACCAAACCTCATTCCCCCAAGGCAATGCCCATTTACATTGCAGATGAACCAATACTTCTTTGATTCAGTGAGCTCAACTTTATCATCTCCGCTCTCatacttggctaatactccacTGCTCGCATCACATGTTCTATGTGTAGACTCTGTCACTTCAAACACATTGTGTTGCCCCTTGTTATATGTAAACTCTACAAAAATATAGTGTCTGCTgagtaatttatatttgaaaaccTTCATAAATAGCATGGTTATGAGGAAGAATCATGAATATATGTTCACAATCAGGACCCAAAACAGGCTTTTTCCTAGTGCTAAAGATGAAGGCAGAATagttttctaatgaaaataaGATTAGGTTGATTTTCCATTTGGTGACAAGGTTATTTACAAATTGgcttatttttttaaacatggtGATGTTGTCATATATCTGtcatttttaggttaaaatatgcctatagtccttgtactttttaaaaattcagaatttagtccctagatttgtatttttaggaatttagtttttctactttttggatttcaaaatttaggtcccACTGTTAGCATTGtcaattttttttggttaaattgattgctgtgacattttgaaataaaaaaaattactcattTGGTAGCcctgtaattaaaaaaatgttataattagcctggatttaacaaaaaaaataaaataaaattaacagtATTGACATtggatctaaattttaaaatttgaaaaatagaaaaactaaactCCTGAAAATACAAGTAAAAGTAAATtcctaatttttgaaataaataaggaCTATAcccatattttaacttttttataattggatgaatattatacattatttttttttgtctttttgaaTATGTAGAATAGTCTATCTATACAAAAATACCACAATGAATATGTcttataataatatgttaaaaaataagGGTCAAATTCTATGGATGGTTATTGTGATATGGGTTTTTGACGAAATTAATCCCTTTATTATAATTAGatcatttatttttcaaaatgtgTAATTTCCAATTTGAagattaaaggtttttttttttgctaattctattgaatcatttgatatgatttaattttttttcgatgaaattaatgaaaaatttactaattaaaaaaataaaaaagatgaaattataGGAAGCAACTAAATCCGCTATACATAACCAAACTTAATGAAATCAAATGGGAAGGAAGCAGTAAAGACGTACCTAGAACATCGCCGACGGTGAAATTGTATTTCTCCGACCAGGAACCATAGTCAACCTCGGAGCTCCATCCGTTTTCATCACCAACACTGTAAACTTGAGATACGGCTCCTTTCAGTATTGAACAACACATGATAAGAATGATTAGCCTGCCAATCTTGTCTTCCATGGCTTTTCAAAGCAA
This window encodes:
- the LOC107947183 gene encoding pre-mRNA-splicing factor syf2, whose amino-acid sequence is MEEERRVHPDCINASNPYHECVEYCFRKIAEAKARKDNSVTETPQPEHGQPVTPAAYQEQDVQPGIPEPEESPDADSDGPVEENIEGDITNLTGRQKKLFELRLKMNEARKANQTAMVAEKKRMEALPESRGISKQKWLEERKKKIGKLLDANGLDLQNAYMLDTQEAAEAKYKKWEKDPAPFGWDVFNQKTLYNAYKKRTKNIDIDLEEYNRMKEADPEFYREASSLQYGKAPKTSEDKIEKMVKELKDREEKRKSFSRRRKFHEEKDIDSINDRNEHFNKKIERAFGKYTLEIKNNLERGTALPD
- the LOC107947192 gene encoding mavicyanin, producing MEDKIGRLIILIMCCSILKGAVSQVYSVGDENGWSSEVDYGSWSEKYNFTVGDVLEFTYNKGQHNVFEVTESTHRTCDASSGVLAKYESGDDKVELTESKKYWFICNVNGHCLGGMRFGVDVKAGNTSSTNLDPTPSANSGNAFDTWSLGLCIFAFQFLLRLFC